The genomic DNA GCCGGAGACGCTAGGGGCGATATGATTTTGGCCGCTGTAATACGGAATGATGTTCCTCCCTCGTTGTCAATCGGGTTGATTGGCTCGATCAATAGCGGCGTTAGTCTGGACCACTGGACATTTTGATATAGACACGGACCTGGAATATGGCTAGAATTGCATTACCTTGCTATCGCGCCCTAATAAATACGTTGCTGAACCACAATCACCGGAAATTTTAatgcatgtacgaagtacgaagtattcTTATATGAGTGAAGGCTTGATTATGCCCTCGTAATCCGGCGCCCTGTTTAGCAAGTCTAGTACTAATGAAGTATTTAGACCGGAGTAGTAGTACGACCAGCTCCATGGGGATACTTAGCACCGCTCCATAAATATATGCCTTAATACCTTATTTGCGTATTGGCCTGTATAAGTATCTACTTTATAGGATGAGGCGCGAAGTACGTGCACAAGTTGGTCTTAAATGTGAAAGAGGTACCTACTATTGTGGTTGGGTACCGGACTGCTACCTCCTTTAGTAGTATCCTAAGCGTACATGAGAgcacgtacttcgtatgtactTTTGCCTATTGTCCCCACTTGCCGCTTCGAGACCAGAAAAAAAACGACAGCGTCTGCGATAAGATAAGGACGCTAGAGAAAAAAAGTTCACCAGCGGAGCACTCTCCAGAGTTGATGGAGTTCTCATCTAAGCCAGAGAAACAAAACCCTGTGCGCCGTCTTGAGTCCTGGGCCACATCGCCTTGGATCGATTGCTTTCGCAATCATTATCAGGGGGAGTTCGACGCCACCCAGTCTTACTACGCATCGTCCGCTTCCGCAGGTCGACTTCCACGACTCCAATGACGCCTCCAATGGCGTCGCGCAAGCGTAAAGGCTCCGACGCTGCGACTGTCTCctcccagctcggcgaggatggcttTGACGGGGATCTTCTCGATGATATCTTATCACAGAGTGAGGATGATGCCTTCGAGGGCGTTTCCGAGGCTGAAGATGTCGCATCTTCTGCGTCAGAAGATGATGAGAACGGCGGCGTAttcagcgacgacgaggatgaagaaAATAGCAGCGTCAACGAGGAGGCGTCAAGCGGCGAGGACAATGACGCTGGACCAACAAAAGCTAACAATCCTAATTATCGCATCGCGACCGACGCCAATGGCGGTGAGCGCTACGAGTACGCCGAGATTGATCCCGTctacgacagcgacgacagcgatgCTAAAGAGCCCGCAAACACGATTGGTAATATTCCTCTTTCCTTTTACGACTCTTATCCGCACATCGGCTACGACATCAACGGCAAGAAGATCATGCGCCCGGCCACCGGAGAGGCTCTCGACGCTCTCCTGGACAGCATCGAGTTGCCCAAGGGCTGGACAGGTCTTACCGATCCACAGACGGGCAAGCCACTCAATCTCACACAGGACGAACTTGAGCTGCTACGACGCCTTCAGATGGGAGAGGTTCCTGAAGATGGATACGACCCGTACCCAGTATGTTATGTCCTAAACCGCCTTTCCGGTTCTTTCAGGCCCCAATAGCATCTCTAGGCAACTGACCCCATACGATCAGGATCTGGTTCCGTACTTTACGAGTATCGAAGAGAAGATGCCGCTCAGCGCCGCTCCCGAGCCAAAACGTCGTTTTGTCCCATCCAAGCATGAAGCCAAGCGCGTAGCCCAACTCGTGCGAGCCATACGCGAAGGTCGGATCCTGCCGTACAAGCCGCCCGAAGAAGCCGCGAAGGAGAAAGAGACCGAGGAGGAAACATATTATGACATATGGGCCAACGAGGAACCCCAAGATCCTCATGTCATGAACATCCCAGCGCCAAAGCTGGCGCCTCCCGGATATGACCTCAGCTACAACCCCCCGGCGGAATACCTGCCGACGAATGAGGAGCGGCGGGTGTGGGAGACCGCCGACCCTGAAGACCGCGAGAAAGAATACCTTGCGAACAAATATGACTCGTTGCGTAAGGTTCCTGGCTATGGCTCGTTCGTCAAAGAGCGATTCGAGCGATGCCTGGACCTTTACCTCGCTCCACGCATCCGGAAGAACCGACTCAACATTGACCCCAGTTCCTTGCTTCCCAAGCTTCCTCGACCAGAGGACTTGAAGCCGTTCCCAACTGTCTGCCAAACCATATACAGGGGCCATGAGGGCCGCGTGCGTTCGGCTGCATTTAGCCCTGATGGTGAATGGGTTGCCTcaggcggtgacgatggcacCGTTCGGGTCTGGACGCTCAATGGCCATCAAGATTGGACCGTGAAGCTCCCATCTGAGGAACCTGTGGATGTAGTGAGGTGGCGACCGGGCAGGGAGTCCTTCAttctcgctgctgcggccggtGAAGACATCTATCTCATGGTTCCGCCTCTATGCAGCGACGCTGTCGACAAGTCGAGCCGCGATGTGCTGGATGCTGGCTTTGGTTATGCCGCCAATGGCGGTACTAATCTGGCCACCAACGGGAACAAGGAGCCCACGGCTCGGTGGTCAAGACCTGGGTCTAAGCTAGAGGAGGCTGGTGTTCTCCTGAAGATAACCGTTAGGGCGGCGATCAAGACTCTCAACTGGCACAGGCGCGGCGACTTCCTCTGCTCGGTCTCCCCCACAGGGCAGCGAAGCTCCGTTGCAATTCACACCATATCAAAACACCTCAGCCAGATCCCCTTCCGCCGCCTACCGGGCCTAGCTCAGACGGCTCAGTTTCACCCGTCTCGGccgctcttcttcgtcgccaCCCAGCGCATGATTCGCTGCTACGACTTGCAAAGGCAGGAGCTTGTCAAAGTGATCCAGCCTGGCGCGCGCTGGATTTCGTCGTTCGATGTCCATTCCGGCGGGGACAATCTCATCGTTGGGTCCTACGACCGTCGGCTTTTGTGGCACGACCTGGACCTATCTAGTCGGCCGTACAAGACGATGAGGTTCCACGGGCAAGCCATTCGCTCGGTCAAGTACCACCGGGCGTTGCCGTTATTCGCTGATGCAAGCGACGACGGAACTTTGCAGGTATTCCACGGCAAGGTCGTGAGCGACTTAATGGAAAGTGCCACTATCGTCCCTGTCAAGATGCTTCGGGGACACACCGTTGTCAACAAGCTGGGAGTGCTCGATGTAGACTGGCACCCCAAGCATCCCTGGTGCCTGAGCGCTGGAGCCGATGGTACATGCAGACTATGGACATGAAGAACGGGCAtggggccgaggcggtcaTGCCGATGCCGGCACTGTAGATGCCAGCGGGGGCGTGGTAGATCATGTAACATGGGAGAAATTATGAgagccgccccggccgctATACTTGGCAGCGTGATGTGTGCAATCTGGCGGCAGTCTTTCCCAGCCCTGCTGGCACAATTGTGGCCTTTAAACAGctgggtcgccgcccttcACCACAGATAGCCCCTACATTTGGAGCTCCCGCACAGGCATGGCGTCATCCCGTCTTGTTCGTCGTCAGGATCCTGGGACACTCCATCGACGTAGTCAAAAGTCAGCTCTTCGCCCCGCTGAATATCCCGAATGGCAAAGAGCGCTAGGTCATGCAAGTGCTTGTCGGCATGGTCGCCGACACGGGCGAAGATTCGCAGATTGGGGTCACATGAATGGTTGATGAAGCGTGTCGGGCCTGACATGAATTCGCCATCCACTTCCAAAGGCGGCCCTCGAAGGCGCGGATCGAGCGAGCCCGGGTGAGTAAACTTATCGAGCGCAAACAGGTACACGTCCTTGCGCTGagacacggcggcagcgtcacgCCGGCGGTCAGCCTCGGCGGACGTGAT from Purpureocillium takamizusanense chromosome 4, complete sequence includes the following:
- the ERB1 gene encoding Ribosome biogenesis protein erb1 (BUSCO:EOG092612LP~EggNog:ENOG503NU5U~COG:J): MTPPMASRKRKGSDAATVSSQLGEDGFDGDLLDDILSQSEDDAFEGVSEAEDVASSASEDDENGGVFSDDEDEENSSVNEEASSGEDNDAGPTKANNPNYRIATDANGGERYEYAEIDPVYDSDDSDAKEPANTIGNIPLSFYDSYPHIGYDINGKKIMRPATGEALDALLDSIELPKGWTGLTDPQTGKPLNLTQDELELLRRLQMGEVPEDGYDPYPDLVPYFTSIEEKMPLSAAPEPKRRFVPSKHEAKRVAQLVRAIREGRILPYKPPEEAAKEKETEEETYYDIWANEEPQDPHVMNIPAPKLAPPGYDLSYNPPAEYLPTNEERRVWETADPEDREKEYLANKYDSLRKVPGYGSFVKERFERCLDLYLAPRIRKNRLNIDPSSLLPKLPRPEDLKPFPTVCQTIYRGHEGRVRSAAFSPDGEWVASGGDDGTVRVWTLNGHQDWTVKLPSEEPVDVVRWRPGRESFILAAAAGEDIYLMVPPLCSDAVDKSSRDVLDAGFGYAANGGTNLATNGNKEPTARWSRPGSKLEEAGVLLKITVRAAIKTLNWHRRGDFLCSVSPTGQRSSVAIHTISKHLSQIPFRRLPGLAQTAQFHPSRPLFFVATQRMIRCYDLQRQELVKVIQPGARWISSFDVHSGGDNLIVGSYDRRLLWHDLDLSSRPYKTMRFHGQAIRSVKYHRALPLFADASDDGTLQVFHGKVVSDLMESATIVPVKMLRGHTVVNKLGVLDVDWHPKHPWCLSAGADGTCRLWT